The genomic interval CATGAACTAGGCCTGCGCACGCACACAACCATGCTATATGGTTCAATTGAAACGAAAGAAGACCGCATCCGCCACATGATGCATATTCGTGATCTTCAAGACGAAACAAACGGCTTCCAAGTATTTATTCCGCTTTCCATGCAGCCGATTAATCCAAGAGCTGGCATTCGCAGACGTAATTCAGCATTCGAGGATCTTAAGACGATTGCAATTAGCCGTTTGATGCTTGACAACTTCCAGCATATTAAAGCTTACTTTATTAACATTGGTGTACAGCTTACTCAAGTCGCATTAACGATGGGAGCATCGGATGCGCATGGCACGATTGTGAAGGAAAAAATCAGCCATGCTGCAGGTGCCCTAACTCCTGAAGGCATAACGCGCGAAGATCTCATTTGGCTCATTAAAGGCGCAGGACGAATTCCGGTAGAACGTGATACTTTTTACAATGAAATTAAAGTTTACGAGTGAGTAATCTACAACACGAACGCACAAAATAGACCATCATCTAGAAACGTGGAGTTGGAAATCATATGAGAAAACTTATTATTTTGGGCGGAGGTTATGGCGGTCTTGCCATAGCTAACGAGCTCTTAGAAAAACAGTTGCCGATTGATGTTTCCATCGTACTGATTGACCGAATGCCTTTTCAAGGATTAAAAACGGAATATTACGCGCTTGCTGCAGGAACCGTTTCAGACCTGGAGCTTCGCGTAAAGTTTCCGGTTGATCCAAGAATTTCACTCGCTTACGGCGAGGTCACCGATGTGGATATGGAGCTGAAGCTTGTTCATATCGAAGGTCAAGAATCAATGGAATATGAATGGCTTGTGATCGGCCTTGGATGTACGGATAAATATCATGGGATTGAAGGCGCTGAGCAGTATTCTACGAGCATTCAGACCTTCTCATCCGCTAGACAAACCTACGCTCAGCTCAATGACGTTAAACCCTATGGCCAAGTGTCCATTGTAGGCGGCGGGCTAAGCGGTGTCGAGGTTGCAGCGGAACTGCGCGAGAGTCGTCCTGATCTTAACATTCGCATTTTGGATCGCGGGCCTAAGGTGCTCTCGGCTTTCCCGAGCAAGCTGCAATCCTTTGTAGCGGAATGGTTCGGAGAGCATCATGTTGAAATGCGCGGCCATGTCGGACTTACAAAAGTCGAAGGCGGCATTTTGCATGATGGCAATTCTTCAACGCCTATTTATACAGACGTAACGGTATGGACAGCAGGCATCCAGCCTGTACCGCTTGTGCAGCGAATGGAATTGCCGAAGGATAATCAAGGCAGACTTATCATTAATGAATACCATCAATTGCCGGATCATACCGATGTATTTATCGTTGGTGACTGCGCGGCACTGCCGCTGTCGCCAAGCGGTCAAGCCGCAGGTGCCCAAGGCAAGCAAATTGCCGAGGTCCTGCAGGCTATCTGGCATGATAAGACACCTCGTCTTGGCAAAATCAAGCTAAAAGGCGTTCTCGGTTCACTTGGCAAAAAAAGCGGCTTCGGCTTGATGGGCGGAACCGCGATTATGGGCCGTGTGCCGCGCCTTGTTAAGAGTGGAGTGCTTTGGAGATCTAAACGTCACCTTGGCTAGTACATGGTATTACAAATCATCGAGCAGCTTATCCAGCGCATCTTGATCTGCCTTTTGCTGCTCAATGGCTTTCAAAATATTGTCGTACAGCTCGTCTACCGAGTCTGCGGATACGATTGCACCCTCAACTAACGCAAATGGGTTCAAATAACATTCGCCGCAGTTGCCTAAGCAGCCATATTCGGTTACTTCGTATTCATCATTTTGCTCAAATAATTGCATTATACGATCAGTGCCGTGGTGCATATTACTGGCACAAAACTCAATCATTGTTTTAAACATGAGGCCTCACCTAACTTTACTAAGTTACTATCCATTTTCAATTGCTTCACTTTGTACTATAATAGGGGAGAAAGGAGATGATTGCAATGAGTGAACAAGTACAAGACACAATGTACGATGAAGTATTGGACGTACTCGATAAGCTTCGTCCGTTTTTGCAGCGCGACGGCGGCGATGTTGAACTAGTCGATGTTGAAGGCGGCATCATCAAGCTTCGCCTAATGGGTGCATGCGGAAGCTGCCCAAGCTCGACGATCACGCTTAAAGCGGGTATCGAACGCGCACTTCTCGAAGAAGTTGAAGGTGTAATCGAAGTCGTTCAAGTATTCTAAAAATATAAGAACGAATCATGATTGCTCTAGGCATGACAAATGATGAAGAGTCTTATCGACAGCATAGGAGCTAGCTCCGAAGCTTAACGATAAGACTCTTTTTTTTAATTCCTATAAGATCAGAACATCCCTTTAATATTGGCGACGATTGGATCGAAGCCGCCTGTGACATCAATTACATTGCCCGTCAAGAAATTCGATTGCCGGTCACATAGAAACAGCACCACGCGCGCTACATCCTCCCCAGTACCCGGACGTCCAATCGGCGATTCTTTATCGTAGTCTTCCTCAACCTCGGCTATAGATCGTTCCTTGTTGACGCCCCGAATATCTCCAGGCCCGATTAAATTAACCGTAATGCCATGCGGTGCCTCTTCGACTGCTAATGACTTCGTAAACGAGACAAGTCCTGTCTTCGCTGCGGCATATACCGCTCGATGCGGCCAAGCCCGCGCTTCTCCTGCATGTCCGAAGCCAAAGTGAACGATACGTCCCCATTTGCGCTCACGCATGCCTGGCAGCAGGCGATGATCCAGCAGCATAACGCCTAACAAATTGCCGTGGAGCAGTCTAATAATAGTCTCTTCATCATATTCGCTGAATAGACGCCGCTTGCGGACAAATGGGCCTGCGTTGTTGACCAGTATATCTACGCCGCCAAACGAGCGCTCAGCCTCGTCAGCAAGCCGCTCAACGCCCTCAGTCGTAGCAATATCAGCCTGCACGGTAATTGCCTTTACACCAAGCTGCTCGATCTGTGCCTTTACCTGCTGTGCTTCAAGCTCGCTCTCGTAGTAGTTAATGACAACATTGCAGCCTTGCTCAGCAAGCTGGAGCGCCGTTCGTTTGCCGAGTCCCTTAGCGCTGCCTGTTACTAATGCTGTTTTCCCTTTGAGTCCCACGAGTTTTCCCCCCTCGGGATTATGGTTGCTTGTTTCGCATCAATCCGCATGCGTATTGATACGTGAGCAGTAGCGACTCCATCGCTAAATATAGACCCTGCGTCAAATCAGCGGATTGCTCTGCTACATTTTCCAGCTTGATCTCTTCACCGTACATACGGCTGCTTTGAATAAGATCATCTTGCATCTCCGAGTTCATAAAATGAATCTCGGTATTTCTGCGCTTGCGCATCCTTGTTGTTGATTCCTTGTATTTCTCCTTCACATCATTCAGCTTCCAAGTAAGCCCTGGATGAGCTTTCTTCTCCCTCATGTTGCGCAAAACGGTGAAATAGGAAAAATGCGGCTTGATCCGCTCCGTTCTCATATCGAGCAGCTCATTAAGGAACGTACCAAGCTTATCCAGCAAAGAAAATACACGGATAAAAGCGTTTTTATCAAAGTAGATATAACGATTATAATGGATACGTTCCTCATCTGTCATTTGTTTGAGAGATGAGGAAGTAATTTTATGTTGGAAATGAAGGGCGACATAATGGCTTTGCTCTAGCTCGTCCAATGAAGAACGAAGTCCAAGAGTCCAAATCTCATATTTTCGCAGCTTTTGAACGTCAGCTCCGTTCTCGGCCATTTTTTTGGACAAAATGGAGATGAACTGATCCATGAAACGATACGTTTCTGCAAGGGTTCCTTCCGCTTTTCTTAAGGGTTCATCAAACAGGAAACGCAGCATCATCGAACAGTCCCTTCTACATTTACATGCTTACAGCTGACTTTGATCATTTCAAATGCTTTTACTATCCTTTGCGCCCTTCTCTGAGGCGCCATGAACGAATTAATATGTCCATTAATAATCCAAACAATCCGGTTACAATCAGATTGTGCAATAAATTGGTGAACAGAAACCACTCTGAGTTTGTAATCGTAGCTGTCAAAAGTGCGCCGCTGAAAATTTGAGTAATGACAAGTCCGAGCGTCCACGCAGCAGGCTTCGTTAATCCAGCTCCGCCATGGCTGACCTTACGAATATGGAGATACAATCCTGCAAGGCTTATACCTAGCAGCAAAGCAGCCACACGGTGGATAAATACCGCTCCTGTTGCTCCGCTAATCTCTGGAATTACTTCACCGTTACAAAGCGGCCAGCCTAGACATCCGCCGCCAGACTCCGTATGCCGAATGAATGCTCCCAAATATACAACAACGTAACAAAAGATAGCGGTAAGCAGGACGCGAGGGAAAATTGAGCGCGGTACTTTAAACTCCACTGGCGGTCCGTCTTTCGCTCTAAACGTCCAAATGACTAACAACAGTGTTGCTGCAAAAGCGATTAATGAAATACCAAAATGTATGGCCATAATAGGTGGCGATTGAGGCCACATGACGGCGGCCGCCCCCATTAACGCTTGGATGATTGTGAATAACAATGCACCGCCCGCATAAAAAAGTGGCTCCTTGTAGCTTTTTCGGTTTTGCCTAAATTTACGGAACATTGCAACGGCAGTAGCGAGAACAAGAAGACCTTCAAAACCTGTCACAAGCCGATGTGAATATTCAATCATGGATTCGATTGTATAAGCAGGAATAAATTTGCCATGACACAAAGGCCAGTCATCACCGCAGCCTCGTCCAGAATCCGTATTCGTCACTAATGCTCCGCCGAGCAGTACAAGAAGCATTCCGATGCACGCAGCGAGAGCTAACGCGCGAAAACGCCCGGTTACCATAATAAAATCACCTTATTTCATGTTTTAATAACAGTTCAATTATAGCCATAAAAAAAGGCAAAAGCCATGTTGAAAATGTGACACTTCAAGTAGAAGCACTGAAAAAAAGGAAAGCCCGCGCTGAGAGAATGAATTCTCTAAGGCGCGGACTAACGATTACTTTTGAGCCAGCGCATCGCTGACTTGGATGGCACGATCGACGA from Paenibacillus sp. FSL K6-3182 carries:
- a CDS encoding FAD-dependent oxidoreductase, which codes for MRKLIILGGGYGGLAIANELLEKQLPIDVSIVLIDRMPFQGLKTEYYALAAGTVSDLELRVKFPVDPRISLAYGEVTDVDMELKLVHIEGQESMEYEWLVIGLGCTDKYHGIEGAEQYSTSIQTFSSARQTYAQLNDVKPYGQVSIVGGGLSGVEVAAELRESRPDLNIRILDRGPKVLSAFPSKLQSFVAEWFGEHHVEMRGHVGLTKVEGGILHDGNSSTPIYTDVTVWTAGIQPVPLVQRMELPKDNQGRLIINEYHQLPDHTDVFIVGDCAALPLSPSGQAAGAQGKQIAEVLQAIWHDKTPRLGKIKLKGVLGSLGKKSGFGLMGGTAIMGRVPRLVKSGVLWRSKRHLG
- a CDS encoding YuzB family protein; amino-acid sequence: MFKTMIEFCASNMHHGTDRIMQLFEQNDEYEVTEYGCLGNCGECYLNPFALVEGAIVSADSVDELYDNILKAIEQQKADQDALDKLLDDL
- a CDS encoding NifU family protein; this translates as MSEQVQDTMYDEVLDVLDKLRPFLQRDGGDVELVDVEGGIIKLRLMGACGSCPSSTITLKAGIERALLEEVEGVIEVVQVF
- a CDS encoding SDR family oxidoreductase, which codes for MGLKGKTALVTGSAKGLGKRTALQLAEQGCNVVINYYESELEAQQVKAQIEQLGVKAITVQADIATTEGVERLADEAERSFGGVDILVNNAGPFVRKRRLFSEYDEETIIRLLHGNLLGVMLLDHRLLPGMRERKWGRIVHFGFGHAGEARAWPHRAVYAAAKTGLVSFTKSLAVEEAPHGITVNLIGPGDIRGVNKERSIAEVEEDYDKESPIGRPGTGEDVARVVLFLCDRQSNFLTGNVIDVTGGFDPIVANIKGMF
- a CDS encoding Cthe_2314 family HEPN domain-containing protein — protein: MMLRFLFDEPLRKAEGTLAETYRFMDQFISILSKKMAENGADVQKLRKYEIWTLGLRSSLDELEQSHYVALHFQHKITSSSLKQMTDEERIHYNRYIYFDKNAFIRVFSLLDKLGTFLNELLDMRTERIKPHFSYFTVLRNMREKKAHPGLTWKLNDVKEKYKESTTRMRKRRNTEIHFMNSEMQDDLIQSSRMYGEEIKLENVAEQSADLTQGLYLAMESLLLTYQYACGLMRNKQP
- a CDS encoding COX15/CtaA family protein, which gives rise to MVTGRFRALALAACIGMLLVLLGGALVTNTDSGRGCGDDWPLCHGKFIPAYTIESMIEYSHRLVTGFEGLLVLATAVAMFRKFRQNRKSYKEPLFYAGGALLFTIIQALMGAAAVMWPQSPPIMAIHFGISLIAFAATLLLVIWTFRAKDGPPVEFKVPRSIFPRVLLTAIFCYVVVYLGAFIRHTESGGGCLGWPLCNGEVIPEISGATGAVFIHRVAALLLGISLAGLYLHIRKVSHGGAGLTKPAAWTLGLVITQIFSGALLTATITNSEWFLFTNLLHNLIVTGLFGLLMDILIRSWRLREGRKG